DNA sequence from the Terriglobales bacterium genome:
TAACTGTTCACTAGAGAGGAACACGACCATGAGCAGTGTCCGTAAAGCCGTTGTCATCGCCTTTCTGTTGCTGCTGGTACCTGCTGCGTTTGCACAGGCCACCGGCGCAATCGATTTCACCTCGAATCTGCAGCGCATAGACGGATTTGGCGCTGCCATCGCATTTCAGCGTAGCAACCTGATGCACGGCTTAACGGGCCTGACGCCGGAGAACCAGGCAAGGTTGATGGACCTACTGTTCAGTCAAAAGCGCGGCATCGGGCTCAGCATCGTACGTTTGGGCGTGGGCTCTTCGCCAACTGCGGAACCCTACGACAGCATGCACTCCATTCAGCCAGTCGATCCAGGCGGACCAGATGCTCCACCGCAGTATGTATGGAACCACGACGATGATGGCCAGGTGTGGGTCTCGACCCAGGCGTCTTTGTACGGCGTGCGGCGTTTCCTGGCGTCGCCATGGAGCGCGCCCGGTTACATGAAAACCAATGGTACAGACAAGAACGGCGGGAGTCTGTGCGGGCTGACGGGGACTACTTGCGCGAGTGGTGACTGGCGGCAGGCGTATGCCAACTACCTCGCACAGTACCTTAAGTTCTACCAGCAGGAAGGCCTGCAGATCACGGACTTCTCGCTGCAGAACGAACTGAACTTCACGGCGACCTACGCGTCCATGCGGTACACAACCGGACAGGCGGTCGAGATGATCAAGATTCTCGGCCCGACGATCAAGGCAGCAAGCCCGACCACCAACATTGTTTGTTGCGAACCAGCACAATGGAACTCAGGACCGGCATACAACAGCGCGATCCTTGCCGATCCCGTGGCAAGCAGCTATACGGACATTTTTGCCGGACATGAATACGGCAGCGCTGCGAGAACGCCTTATGCCGGGGGTAAGACAGTCTGGATGACCGAATGGGGTTTGAACGGAAGCACTTGGAACGCCGCCTGGGATCTGAA
Encoded proteins:
- a CDS encoding glycoside hydrolase; translated protein: MSSVRKAVVIAFLLLLVPAAFAQATGAIDFTSNLQRIDGFGAAIAFQRSNLMHGLTGLTPENQARLMDLLFSQKRGIGLSIVRLGVGSSPTAEPYDSMHSIQPVDPGGPDAPPQYVWNHDDDGQVWVSTQASLYGVRRFLASPWSAPGYMKTNGTDKNGGSLCGLTGTTCASGDWRQAYANYLAQYLKFYQQEGLQITDFSLQNELNFTATYASMRYTTGQAVEMIKILGPTIKAASPTTNIVCCEPAQWNSGPAYNSAILADPVASSYTDIFAGHEYGSAARTPYAGGKTVWMTEWGLNGSTWNAAWDLNETQSRAFVLANDIMDALRLGNINAYVYWVAGSLGATRAFVQIPNPGPDFVVSKRLYAMGAFSKFIRPNAYRVSANTTNSNVKITAFRNASGSKVIEIINNATTPIQGTYTLDAGSADAVPTTYVSDETHDIGEVGNATISGTTLTVTLPRRSLTTIVLPPQNIEGTEQLAATTTLSKFGDGTYQATVKITNKGTGTIENVSLTSALLGAATGTTLPESELPQSLGSIAPGGYMTTSVTFPASAGPSGSASVARFTGTYDGGTFSTGLRVMLP